GGCCGAGATAGCAGCATTCCTTGTAAGCCAGCTTTACAGAGAGCTTAGTGAGGAAGAGTTAAGCTATCTCATAAGAGCTATGGTGGAGACAGGTAGTAGAGTTGCATTCGAGGAGACAGTGTACGATGTACACAGTATCGGCGGGGTACCAGGGAACAGCAAGGTTGCCTTGATCACTGTTCCCATAGTAGCTGCTTCAGGCCTCCTCATACCCAAGACTAGTAGCAGGGCTATAACAAGCCCAGCTGGTACAGCTGACACTATGGAGGTTCTAGCTAGAGTCGACCTTACAATAAATGAGATAGTAGAGGTAGTGAGGAAAACTAAGGGTGTCCTGGCATGGGGTGGTAGACTTAACCTAGCGCCAGCTGACGACATCTTCGTTAACGTGGAGAGGAGGATAGCAATAGATCCAGAGCAGCAGATGGTGGCAAGCATACTCTCCAAGAAGATCGCTATGGGGGTTGAGAGGCTGGTTATAGATATCCCGGTTGGACGCGGCGCGAAGATCAAGGATTTAACTGAGGCTGAGAGACTAGCAGGCCTTTTCATCAGGCAGTCGGGGATGCTTGGTTTATCTGTGAGAATCGTGTTAACTTACGGTGGGCAGCCAATTGGAACTACAGCTGGTCCAGCTCTTGAAGCAAGAGAAGCTCTTGAAGCATTAATTGAGAGGAGGGGGAGCAGGAGTCTCGTTGATAAAGCTATCCTGCTCGCAGGCCAGGTTTTAGAGTTAAGCGGGAAGGTGCAGCCTGGTCAAGGCGAAGACGTTGCGCGAGAAGTCTTCCTCTCAGGGAGAGCGTACGAGAAGTTCAAGCAGATAGTGGAAGCGCAGGGAGGAAACCCGAATGTAAAACCAGAAGATATCCCCATTGGATCCCACACGTACACGCTTAAATCTCCACTGGAGGGGGCGGTAACACATATTGATAACACAGCTATAACACTAATTGCAAGAGCGTGCGGCGCCCCGTTCGATAAAGGAGCAGGTGTAAAGCTGCACGCTAAGGTTGGATATAGAGTCAACAGGGGCGACCCGCTGATAACCCTCTACAGTAGTAGTGCCTCTAGGCTTGAGACAGCTGTGAAGCTGCTCAGAGACCTCCAACCCATTGTAGTTGAAGGCATGCTGCTGAGAACCCTACCGTAGATTTTTACAGTGGACTCCATTCTTCACACTTATAGTGGAGTGAGTAGATTACTTAATGCTACACACTTATATTCTTTTAGAAGGCTAGTATTAGGAGGGTTGGTGTAGAATGTATGATGTAGTAGTTGTTGGAGCTGGTGTGGCTGGATTATACTCTTCGCTAGTGCTTGCATCTAAGGGATTTAAAGTTGCGCTCGTTGACAGTAAGCCTGCCAGCAGGATAGGAGATAAGACGTGTGGGGATGCGATAGGCGTACACCACTTCGAGCATATAGGGCTTAAACTCCCGGAGAATGTTATAGACTACTACTATAAGGGCGTCAAAATATATAGCCCTAGCGAGAGGCATGAGATAGTTGTTCCAGGTGAAGGAGTAAGCATCGATAGAATCAGGTTCGGACAGTGGCTTTTAAAGCAGGTTCTAGATAAAGGCGTCGACTTATACGATGAGCACTCAGTCTACGATGTTGTTGCCGGGAGTGAAGGCGTTAAATCCATCCTAGCTAGGAGGACTAGTGGTGGAAGCATAGAGCTAAAGGCTAGAGCCTTCATTGACGCGAGCGGGGCGAAACCAGCGCTGAGAAGCAAGCTACCCATGGAGTGGCCTATCTCTGAGAGACCCTATACAACCGACTACAATATAGCGTATAGAGAGATAGTAGAGTATGATGGAGTCGTGAGAGATGAAGACAGGGATTACGCAGTAATATACTTGAATACCGAGATAGCCCCCGGCGGATACTGGTGGCTCTTCCCTAAGTCAAGGGATGGTAGAATCATAAACCTAGGTCTTGGAGTCATATGGAACAACCTCTACAATCCACGACACAACTACGAGAGATTCTTGAAGCCCCGGTTCCCTGGTAGAGTAATACATGCCGGCGGCGGAATAGTACCCACCCGCAGGCCAATGCCAACTCTAGTCTGGAGGAATGTTGGCACTGTAGGAGATGCGGCATACACAGTGAACCCAGTGCACGGAGGCGGAAAAGGGTCATCGCTTGAAGCGGCACACATAGTTGCAAAGCACATGGGTAACGCTTTAGAGCTAGGAACAGTCAGCGAGGAGGCAATGTGGGAGGCTAACATAGAGTACATGCAGGTTTACGGAGCTAAACAAGCTGGGCTAGACGTGCTTAGAATGTACCTTCAAAAACTATCGAACAGCGACTTCGAGTGGATTATATCGAATAGGCTGGTGGATGGAGCATCCGTATACGATATAGGTGTTAAAGGCGAGCTCGGCGAGAGAATAACCCACGGGATACTATCGATCCTTAAGGCTCTCGGCAGGCCGTCACTACTAAACCAGCTGAGAATTGTTAGAAGCTACATGAAGAAAGCAACAGAGCTACATCTAGACAAGTATCCTTCGAAGCCAGCAGACCTGAAGAAGTGGGTTGCAACTGTCGAGGAATTATTCGAGGAGTACAGGAGGACTATAGGCTTCGATAAAGGAGAGAAGGTTAAATGGTGAGATACGCCGGCGTAGACTTAGCTGGAAGCCCATTAAATCCCAGCGGTCTGGTAATCCTGGAACAGCTGGCTACACCTAGGGTAGCCTACGCAGGCCTACTATACGGTGACGAAGACCTACTCTACTATATTGAGAAGTTTAAGCCATACATTATAGCTATAGATGCCCCTTTAACACCCCCGCACGGTAGTAGCTACCGTAGAGTAGACTTAAAGCTCTTAAGGGAAGGATACAGGCTTCTACCACCCGGCTGGAGGGGCATGAGAGCGCTAACGAAGAGAGGCATGAGGCTTGCAGAAAAGCTCAGAGGTGTGGGTATTAGAGTTGTAGAAACTCATCCGGGAAGTGCTTTAAAGTCAAGCCGCTGCAGTAGTCTCAGCGAGTTACTTAGCACAATGGGTTTAACTGTAGACATAGATCTCTCAAAGGATTTAGCTGACGCGTTAATAGCATCGATCGTTGCATTAAAGCTTAAAGAGAGCTGTGTTGAAGTCTACAGGGATAGCGACGGCGAGATAGTACTGCTTAAACCACTCTGCATGCAGCACTACTAGATGATCTGATCTCCGAGAATTCAATTTCTTGTTGAACCTAAGGAGTTCACAGGGCTCTCGTAATGAGACTAGTAATCACCACGTAAATGAAAGGGCTAGGAGTGCTGGATGAGCACTTGCAACTACTCTTTCCTAGCTTCTCACTAGGTTTAGATGCTGGGGGAAGGGTTTCCCACATAGAAGTATTATGGTAAACACGTGAATGTTTTATGCTGTTATTCAGGCCTGAGTGTATTGACTAAAATGTCAGCTGACGGCTCTTATAGATTACTTTAGAAGGCTTGCATGCTCAGCTATTTTATCAGCTACGTACTCTAGGAGCGTCTTCTCGTGTATTCTCGAGAATAATCTTACTCTTAATGGTACTTGTATTTTAGCTCCCGAGGCTGCTGGATGCCCGCCGCCACCGAGTGCTACTGCTATATCTCTTACGTTTACCCCTCTACTTCTAAAGCTTAACTTACCGTCTGGTGAAGCTATGACTACTACGTCAGCGTTGAATCTCGACATGAGGTATGACGCTAGGAAGCTGTTTTCAACGTCATCTCTCGACGTGGAGATGTATACTGTGATACCGTTGATGTTTCGTGAAACCTTCACTAGATCCTCTCTGAGAGCATTAAGCTCGGCTTCTACAGCCTTAATAATCTTATCATTGAAGGAGTCATCCCAGTATAATCCTCTCGATAGGGTGCTGAGTACTTTCATCTTCCACTCAATGCTATCGCCTCTTCTTACAAGCCTAATGTAGAATGGGCTCAGCCAGTGGTCGAATCTCCATAAGTCGCCTCCACAGACACCGTTAACGAGGTTTGATGTAAAGACTTCATCCTCGAAGCTATTCTCGTGATTACTGTACTTGTAGACGACGCCAGTTGCGCATGTAGATTTATCAAGGTACAGTGAGACTCCTAGCTCCTTGACTTTTTGGATCCATTCTTCACTCCAAACATGGTGGTCAAACCAGTATACTCTCCCCCCTCTTCTCACGTAGTCTCCTAGCAGCTTAACTACTCTATTGAATATAAGCGGGTTAACACCTATATCCATTATTGCTATTCTCTCGAATCCCTCGTTAAGGTTTCTCTCTAACGTCTCGTGAAGACTATAAGGCTCTGTAAAGTAGACTCTGTATTCACTAAGCTTCTCTAGGTACACGTATAGTGCTGCTGATGCAACACCATCCATATCGCTGTGCGTAATAATTAGTGTACTAGCCATCCGAGCAATCCCCGTACACAAATAGTAGAATTCTGGTAGAGTCCTTATAAGATGTTGATGAGTGAGTTAATAGGTGATTTAGGGGTTAGAGTAAAGCTTTAGATGGTGTCTCGTGTTTTGAGCGAGTACTCCGAGATACATGGAGTAAGATACGATAGAGGATCCCTAGGGCTACTAGGGGATGCTTTCACAGAAGCCCAGTTGCTTTTAAAGACTAAGTACATTGAGGATTTAACACTAAACCTCCAGGTACTCTTAGATCTCTTGAAGACCAGGCTAGGGAAAGGAAGCTATCTTCTCTCATGCTACAGCGATGAGAAACGCTACGTGATACTTTTAGAGGAAGGCGTGGTTAAGTCTGTTGCGTACACGTATATTACTAGTGGTGGAAGAATAGCTGGCTACGTAGCCTTGGAGGATCTAATTGCTGATCTGAGAGTTGCAGGCCTTAACTGTCGTTTATCAGCAATAGTCGCTGAGGCCGAGGAGAAAACAACTGTAGCGCAACCACCCGAGAAGGCATCTAGCATTGAATCCAAGGTGGTTGAGACCACTCCATTAAAACGAGATATGGATTCACTGAGAGGTTTCCTTAAGCATCTAAGAGATATTATCAGTGATACAGCATCACTTTACGGTTGCACGATGACGGGTGAGTTGGCAGTCGAGGAGAGAGATGGTGTACTAGTGGTTCGCGTGAAGCTGGGTAGAAAAGGCATTTTTGGTAAATGTAGAGGGGAGGAGCTGAAGAGAGCTGTAGATAAGGATCTACCACTTCTCACAGAGCTACACGATTTAAGAGGTGTAAAAGTAGTGCTTGAGGTAGTATTCGCGTGACTCACTCTACTCTACTGCTAGTCTCGAAAGCTGCTTTCCCAGCACTAGTACTCTTGATCTCGCTTAAACGTTTCACTGCATGCTCGTAGACTTCGCTAGGCGTATAGTAGTAGTCGAATATGATTCTTGATACATCCCATGCATCCCTAATCCCCTCCTCCTTCATCCACTCTAAGACTACTGCCCTCCGCTTGACCTCCTCGATTACATCCTCTAGGTCTAGGCCCCGCTTAGCTGCTACATCTGCTAGATGAATACTGTTCTCTAGGTGGACTTCATGAGTATCGGATGCAGGATCCCACTTCGTGATCACTCTATACTTCTCGTAGCCTTCAACCTCCTGGACGACTGTAATCCTCCTTCTAACCTTTACAACACCCTTCTCAACTCTTGTTATAACCCTCTGGATATGCATGAAGACGTTCATTAAACCCATGTAGGCTGGTGGGATGTTCATCGGGGGGCTTGTTAATCGTTTAACAGCGTAGTCGAGGGTTTCAGCGTGTATTGTTGAAGCCCCGCTGTGCCCTGTAGCCATAGCCTGGAATAACACGAATGCCTCCTCGCCTCTAACCTCTCCAACGATAATGTAGTCTGGTCTATACCTTAAACTTAACTTGACTAGATCGAAGAGTTTAACGCTTGTGCCAAGACTCTGTGCTCCAACAGTATACGTCTCCCTGCTAGTTAGTTGAACCCAGTTCACGTGAGGCAGGTTTAACTCGGGGGTATCCTCGATTGTCACGATCTTCATGCCAGGCTTGATGAACATTGAGAGAGCATTAAGCATTGTAGTTTTTCCTGTACCCGTGCCTCCCGCAACCATAAAGGTCTTCCCATGCTCTAGTAGCACCCAGAGGTAGCTGGCTGTAAGCGTGTCTATATTGCCTCCTTCCACTAGTTCTATAATGCTGAATGGTTTCTCCCTGAACTTACGTATTGTGAAGGTGGGGCCCTTAGTGCTAACTTCCCTCCCATACGTGGCTGCAACACGATGCTTCTCTGGGAGCATAGCGTCTAGGACAGGGTATGCTACACTAATATGCTTGCCCGCCATGTGAGCCATCTTCATTATCAGCTCGTTTAAAGCCTCCTCATCGATGAAGACTATGTTAGTGGGGATGCTCTCATATCTGTGATGCCAGACGAATACTTGTACCCCGACGCCATCGCATGATATATCCTCGATCTCGGGGTCCCTCATGAGAGGATCTATGATCCCGTATCCCAGCAAGTTTCTCTCAATGTAGTACATGAGTTTTAACCGCCTGGTGCCAGCTAGGCCGAGCTTCTCGCGGTACTTCTCGCTAATCCTGTTAACCTCCCTGAAAACATAGCCTCTTAGATCTGCAAAGTCCTCTTTACTCTGCGGTGGCTTCATTTCATCCATGAGTATCTCGTAGAGCTTCTCCAAGACTATTTTATCTTCTGCATCTAACCCCATTTCTTCAACGAAGTATGTTGGTCCTTTAGGTGTCTCAGCAATCGTGACTTTAACGAAAGGCTTGTATATGTAGTATGAGTCCAGGATACGCCATGAGGGGTCTCTTTGGAGAACTTGAACTGACTCCTCAAGTGCTGTGATACCGCGGGTAGTAATCTCCTTCGGCTTTACTTCGGCTTTCTCTCCGCGCTCAGTCTTGGATAACTTTGGTAGAGGTATCTTAAAGCTTAGTTTTTTCAAAGCCGGGCATCCCTCTTTGACATATATAACAGGCTACCTGTATTGATATTAAAATATTATCTAACTTTTAAGTAACAGGCGTTCAAAGAAGGTAATGGGGGTCTGGGTTTGGGGTTTTGGGATAAGGTATACACGTACTTCTACTGGCTGGGGAAACCGCTGCTAAAGCTCTTTCCTAATATACCTGAGCACATTAGGAGGTCAGGGATACATGTATACTATGAGGTTTATGCTTCACTAGCAGGCTTAGTCTTTATAATCACCTCAGTATTCTCACTCATCATGCTTGTAGTAACAGTACTAGTCTTGAAGAACCTTGTTGTTGCAGCAGTACTAGTAGTAATACCTGTAGTAGCCCTCCTATTCGCAGCCTCCCTACCAGCCCTTATAGCTTCAAGCAGAGCCTCATCCATTGACAGCGAGTTCCCCTTCTTCTCCAGCTACTTAAGCACAATGGTTATGAGCGGGCTTTCACCCTACGTAGCCTTCGAGAGAGTGCTTAGAGGTAGCTCT
This genomic stretch from Desulfurococcus sp. harbors:
- a CDS encoding DUF429 domain-containing protein, translating into MVRYAGVDLAGSPLNPSGLVILEQLATPRVAYAGLLYGDEDLLYYIEKFKPYIIAIDAPLTPPHGSSYRRVDLKLLREGYRLLPPGWRGMRALTKRGMRLAEKLRGVGIRVVETHPGSALKSSRCSSLSELLSTMGLTVDIDLSKDLADALIASIVALKLKESCVEVYRDSDGEIVLLKPLCMQHY
- a CDS encoding AMP phosphorylase; the protein is MPEGKSKLFEVKSIDVDLQRNLVVLNESDAAELGVSPSNVVLVTAGERSVYAVVLVSKTITSPGVIALTKNTLSLLKVPEGERVGVKPVGLPASFNALKKRLRGEKLTENEMKSIIKDVVDGVYGEAEIAAFLVSQLYRELSEEELSYLIRAMVETGSRVAFEETVYDVHSIGGVPGNSKVALITVPIVAASGLLIPKTSSRAITSPAGTADTMEVLARVDLTINEIVEVVRKTKGVLAWGGRLNLAPADDIFVNVERRIAIDPEQQMVASILSKKIAMGVERLVIDIPVGRGAKIKDLTEAERLAGLFIRQSGMLGLSVRIVLTYGGQPIGTTAGPALEAREALEALIERRGSRSLVDKAILLAGQVLELSGKVQPGQGEDVAREVFLSGRAYEKFKQIVEAQGGNPNVKPEDIPIGSHTYTLKSPLEGAVTHIDNTAITLIARACGAPFDKGAGVKLHAKVGYRVNRGDPLITLYSSSASRLETAVKLLRDLQPIVVEGMLLRTLP
- a CDS encoding type II/IV secretion system ATPase subunit, producing the protein MKKLSFKIPLPKLSKTERGEKAEVKPKEITTRGITALEESVQVLQRDPSWRILDSYYIYKPFVKVTIAETPKGPTYFVEEMGLDAEDKIVLEKLYEILMDEMKPPQSKEDFADLRGYVFREVNRISEKYREKLGLAGTRRLKLMYYIERNLLGYGIIDPLMRDPEIEDISCDGVGVQVFVWHHRYESIPTNIVFIDEEALNELIMKMAHMAGKHISVAYPVLDAMLPEKHRVAATYGREVSTKGPTFTIRKFREKPFSIIELVEGGNIDTLTASYLWVLLEHGKTFMVAGGTGTGKTTMLNALSMFIKPGMKIVTIEDTPELNLPHVNWVQLTSRETYTVGAQSLGTSVKLFDLVKLSLRYRPDYIIVGEVRGEEAFVLFQAMATGHSGASTIHAETLDYAVKRLTSPPMNIPPAYMGLMNVFMHIQRVITRVEKGVVKVRRRITVVQEVEGYEKYRVITKWDPASDTHEVHLENSIHLADVAAKRGLDLEDVIEEVKRRAVVLEWMKEEGIRDAWDVSRIIFDYYYTPSEVYEHAVKRLSEIKSTSAGKAAFETSSRVE
- a CDS encoding DHHA1 domain-containing protein — translated: MASTLIITHSDMDGVASAALYVYLEKLSEYRVYFTEPYSLHETLERNLNEGFERIAIMDIGVNPLIFNRVVKLLGDYVRRGGRVYWFDHHVWSEEWIQKVKELGVSLYLDKSTCATGVVYKYSNHENSFEDEVFTSNLVNGVCGGDLWRFDHWLSPFYIRLVRRGDSIEWKMKVLSTLSRGLYWDDSFNDKIIKAVEAELNALREDLVKVSRNINGITVYISTSRDDVENSFLASYLMSRFNADVVVIASPDGKLSFRSRGVNVRDIAVALGGGGHPAASGAKIQVPLRVRLFSRIHEKTLLEYVADKIAEHASLLK
- a CDS encoding NAD(P)/FAD-dependent oxidoreductase, with the translated sequence MYDVVVVGAGVAGLYSSLVLASKGFKVALVDSKPASRIGDKTCGDAIGVHHFEHIGLKLPENVIDYYYKGVKIYSPSERHEIVVPGEGVSIDRIRFGQWLLKQVLDKGVDLYDEHSVYDVVAGSEGVKSILARRTSGGSIELKARAFIDASGAKPALRSKLPMEWPISERPYTTDYNIAYREIVEYDGVVRDEDRDYAVIYLNTEIAPGGYWWLFPKSRDGRIINLGLGVIWNNLYNPRHNYERFLKPRFPGRVIHAGGGIVPTRRPMPTLVWRNVGTVGDAAYTVNPVHGGGKGSSLEAAHIVAKHMGNALELGTVSEEAMWEANIEYMQVYGAKQAGLDVLRMYLQKLSNSDFEWIISNRLVDGASVYDIGVKGELGERITHGILSILKALGRPSLLNQLRIVRSYMKKATELHLDKYPSKPADLKKWVATVEELFEEYRRTIGFDKGEKVKW